The Rubidibacter lacunae KORDI 51-2 genome contains a region encoding:
- the pstA gene encoding phosphate ABC transporter permease PstA, producing MEGKLDDGVDAALLSESHWERSLGASLLQEQWLRLLLTVLASVPILIALSIVITLLFESVSFFADIPLWHFLVDTDWTPQMQAGNAQYGIIVLVTATLMVTVIAMFVAIPVGLMGAIYLAEYAGANVRRFLKPALESLSGVPTVIFGYFALLFLTPLFRNTIFPGISGFNALSAGIAIGILVAPTISSLSEEALRRIPNELRAGALALGMTKSESIVRVLLPGALPGVMAAIALALSLALGDTMIAAIAAGQRPVLTLNPFVPIETMTAFIVSVSLGTVEFGSIVFKAIFTVGMVLFVITLALNLLSSWLTRRGEERATRMLLPARELKKSSDVGAAQPGQLLTEPPMAVSNLPKLQFPEPASRRFWFERGFRMLATFAAFTGIVVLMVLFLDLVVAGFPRLSWDFLTSFSSRRPLESGIYAPLVGSLWMLAIVLVLVVPIGVGTAIYLEEYYPDNLINRAISTSIANLAAVPSIIYGLLGLELFVRVLRPITGGYSILSAGLTLSVIVLPVTIIASRSALAAVPKSLRRGGYALGMTKEQVLRTIAVPTALPGILTGVIQSVSRALGETAALVAVGALASIRFLPSLSLDGLRSQYTVLPVQIFYWLQESDEAVQANAAAATIVLVSIVLVLNVGGVLLRDYSSRRFT from the coding sequence ATGGAAGGCAAACTTGACGATGGAGTCGATGCAGCGCTATTAAGCGAGTCGCATTGGGAGCGAAGCCTCGGAGCGAGTTTACTGCAGGAACAGTGGCTGCGGCTCTTGTTGACTGTGCTCGCTTCGGTACCGATACTGATCGCTCTGTCGATCGTCATCACGCTGCTGTTCGAGTCGGTCTCATTTTTCGCGGACATACCGCTGTGGCACTTTTTGGTTGACACCGATTGGACGCCGCAGATGCAGGCTGGCAACGCCCAATACGGCATTATCGTATTAGTCACTGCTACGTTGATGGTGACGGTCATTGCTATGTTCGTAGCGATTCCCGTCGGCTTAATGGGGGCCATTTATCTGGCAGAGTATGCTGGAGCGAATGTGCGGCGATTTCTAAAACCAGCATTGGAATCGTTGAGCGGCGTACCCACGGTGATCTTCGGTTACTTCGCCTTGCTGTTCCTCACACCCTTATTTCGAAATACCATCTTTCCAGGTATTTCGGGATTCAATGCTTTAAGTGCGGGGATCGCAATCGGCATTTTGGTAGCCCCGACGATCTCGTCTTTAAGCGAAGAGGCATTGCGTAGGATTCCGAACGAGCTGCGTGCAGGTGCCCTAGCATTGGGCATGACCAAGAGCGAGTCGATCGTGCGCGTGCTGCTGCCGGGAGCGCTTCCAGGGGTGATGGCAGCGATCGCGCTGGCGTTGTCCTTGGCGTTAGGGGATACGATGATTGCGGCGATCGCAGCGGGTCAGCGTCCGGTGCTGACGCTCAATCCGTTTGTTCCAATCGAGACGATGACAGCATTTATTGTCTCGGTTAGCCTGGGCACGGTCGAGTTTGGCTCGATTGTCTTCAAGGCAATTTTTACGGTTGGGATGGTGTTGTTTGTAATAACCTTGGCGCTCAATCTGCTGAGCAGCTGGTTGACGCGCCGCGGTGAGGAGCGAGCAACTAGAATGCTGTTGCCGGCTCGGGAGCTGAAGAAGAGCAGTGACGTGGGGGCGGCGCAGCCGGGTCAATTGCTGACGGAACCACCGATGGCGGTGTCGAACCTTCCAAAGCTACAGTTTCCCGAACCAGCATCGCGGCGATTCTGGTTCGAGCGAGGGTTTCGCATGCTGGCGACGTTCGCGGCGTTCACCGGTATCGTAGTCCTGATGGTGCTATTTTTGGACTTGGTTGTGGCAGGATTTCCGCGCCTGAGTTGGGACTTCTTGACAAGTTTCTCGTCTCGGCGGCCGCTGGAATCGGGGATATACGCACCGCTGGTAGGCTCGCTGTGGATGCTGGCCATTGTCTTGGTATTAGTCGTACCAATTGGGGTCGGGACCGCAATTTATCTGGAAGAGTATTATCCAGATAACTTGATTAACCGCGCCATTTCCACCAGCATTGCTAACTTGGCAGCAGTACCGTCAATTATTTACGGTTTGCTGGGGTTGGAACTATTCGTGCGCGTGTTGCGCCCAATCACCGGCGGCTACAGCATTCTTTCCGCAGGGCTTACACTTTCTGTTATCGTGCTGCCGGTGACCATCATTGCCAGCCGCTCGGCACTGGCAGCCGTTCCCAAAAGCTTGCGGCGCGGGGGCTACGCGCTCGGGATGACGAAGGAACAAGTGTTACGCACGATCGCCGTGCCGACGGCACTGCCGGGCATTCTCACTGGGGTGATTCAATCGGTATCCCGAGCGTTGGGCGAGACGGCTGCGTTGGTAGCAGTTGGAGCCCTGGCGTCGATACGCTTTTTGCCATCGCTTTCTCTGGACGGGTTGCGCAGCCAATACACGGTATTGCCGGTACAGATTTTCTACTGGCTTCAGGAGTCCGATGAAGCCGTTCAGGCAAATGCGGCGGCGGCGACGATCGTGCTGGTGTCAATTGTGCTTGTCTTGAATGTAGGAGGCGTTCTGTTGCGCGATTATTCCTCCCGCCGCTTTACCTAA
- the pstB gene encoding phosphate ABC transporter ATP-binding protein PstB, whose product MQSPSTFAGSSSSGKIILKAENLSVYYGGTPALRNVTLPLLRNHITGLIGPSGCGKSTLLRCFNRLNDLIKGAQVKGRVFLDGRDLYDVGVHPVEIRRRVGMVFQRPNPFPKSIYNNIAVGLRVNGFRGDIDGLVEQSLRQVGLWNEVKDNLRKNALSLSGGQQQRLCIARAIALQPEVILMDEPCSALDPISTARIEELLRELKQKYTIAIVTHNLKQASLVSDRVAFFDAVIGEGGNRVGRLVEYDRTEVIFQRPNNPATRDYVTGRRLQAL is encoded by the coding sequence GTGCAATCTCCATCGACGTTCGCAGGTTCGAGCAGCTCCGGCAAAATCATTCTTAAAGCCGAAAATCTTTCAGTCTACTACGGTGGCACGCCGGCTTTACGGAATGTCACCCTACCGCTTTTACGCAACCACATCACGGGTTTGATCGGACCCTCTGGCTGCGGCAAGAGCACGTTACTGCGCTGCTTCAATCGCCTCAACGACCTAATTAAAGGCGCGCAAGTCAAAGGGCGCGTGTTCCTGGACGGACGGGATCTCTACGACGTGGGCGTGCATCCGGTAGAAATCCGGCGGCGCGTGGGCATGGTGTTCCAGCGACCGAATCCATTTCCGAAGTCAATTTATAACAATATTGCCGTCGGGTTACGCGTGAATGGTTTTCGCGGCGACATCGACGGGCTCGTGGAACAATCGCTGCGACAGGTAGGACTGTGGAATGAGGTTAAGGACAACCTGCGCAAAAACGCACTGTCGCTGTCGGGGGGTCAGCAGCAGCGGTTGTGTATCGCCCGTGCGATCGCCTTGCAGCCGGAGGTGATTTTGATGGACGAACCGTGTTCGGCTCTGGACCCAATTTCCACCGCGCGCATCGAAGAGCTTTTGCGGGAGCTGAAGCAAAAATACACGATCGCGATCGTTACCCACAACCTCAAGCAAGCATCGTTGGTGTCGGATCGAGTGGCCTTCTTTGACGCGGTTATTGGCGAAGGTGGAAACCGCGTCGGCCGCCTAGTGGAATACGATCGCACAGAAGTGATTTTTCAGCGACCGAATAACCCGGCAACGCGAGATTATGTAACGGGTCGCCGCCTGCAAGCCCTCTAG
- a CDS encoding CBS domain-containing protein yields the protein MFARNQRSSLNVDPNSTIADLPSHDCQVAADVFGEVVSTQFHERPDLPGVIVVDCDGSVVGVVSRRMFLEQMSQLYSLELYLRRPIRVLLEVLEADRLRLPSTTAVDRAVRQALARPPELLYEPLAVTYPDGSLRLLEMHLLLVAQSQIFAQINTTLNRQKEEARKYADGLKQEQAKVKEYTLKLQTEQLEVQRRNQMLELQGAKLSRQTHQITDLNERFVRVGEHLSSEGKQTFAEMMRSVDAICRSTNRILEIGRALSGELETVNGATQLIERVSQQVRHLSMQAALIVNRSQPDGSSSHLSGFNHITREIGSLGSQTFEASNQVNQIASRFRFQILELMNVARESESVAKSLVKRSQETQSALDELENIIGERRRPTTTAA from the coding sequence GTGTTTGCTCGGAATCAGCGATCTAGCCTGAATGTCGATCCGAATTCGACGATAGCCGATCTGCCATCACACGACTGCCAGGTTGCCGCAGACGTGTTTGGTGAGGTGGTTTCAACGCAGTTTCACGAGCGTCCCGATCTACCCGGAGTTATCGTCGTGGATTGCGACGGCAGCGTCGTTGGTGTCGTGTCTCGGCGTATGTTCCTGGAGCAAATGAGCCAACTTTACAGCTTGGAGCTGTATCTGCGCCGTCCGATTCGGGTACTGCTGGAGGTTTTGGAAGCAGATCGGTTGCGATTGCCGAGTACCACAGCCGTCGATCGCGCCGTTCGCCAGGCACTCGCCCGACCGCCTGAGCTTTTGTACGAGCCACTTGCGGTAACCTACCCGGATGGATCGCTGCGCTTATTGGAAATGCATTTGTTGTTGGTCGCGCAGTCGCAAATTTTCGCTCAGATCAACACGACTCTCAACCGCCAGAAAGAAGAGGCGCGCAAATACGCTGATGGGCTCAAACAAGAGCAAGCGAAAGTGAAGGAGTACACTCTCAAGCTGCAGACCGAGCAGCTCGAGGTACAGCGCCGCAACCAGATGTTGGAGCTGCAAGGAGCCAAGCTTTCGCGGCAAACTCATCAAATTACCGACCTCAACGAGCGCTTCGTACGCGTGGGCGAACATCTTTCTTCAGAGGGCAAGCAGACGTTTGCCGAGATGATGCGGAGCGTCGATGCCATCTGTCGCAGTACGAACCGCATCCTCGAAATCGGTCGTGCCCTGAGCGGCGAATTGGAGACGGTGAATGGAGCGACCCAGCTTATCGAGCGGGTCAGTCAGCAAGTGCGCCACCTGTCAATGCAGGCGGCTCTGATTGTCAATCGTTCGCAGCCCGACGGTAGTAGCAGCCACCTGTCCGGCTTTAATCACATCACTCGCGAGATCGGCAGCCTCGGCAGTCAGACATTCGAAGCCAGCAACCAGGTCAACCAGATCGCCAGCCGTTTCCGCTTCCAAATCTTGGAGCTGATGAACGTTGCCCGCGAAAGCGAGTCGGTTGCGAAATCGCTCGTCAAGCGATCGCAGGAAACGCAGAGTGCATTAGACGAACTGGAAAACATTATCGGCGAGCGCCGCCGCCCGACTACGACAGCGGCCTAA
- the purE gene encoding 5-(carboxyamino)imidazole ribonucleotide mutase codes for MSASTPLIGIIMGSDSDLPVMQAAIAICEDFDVPHEIEIVSAHRTPERMVDYAKTATDRGLRVIIAGAGGAAHLPGMVAALTPLPVIGVPVPSRHLQGVDSLYSIVQMPAGIPVATVAIGNAKNAGLLAVQILAAGDRDLLDRVRTYRQQLADTVLAKQDRLDELGYREYLDRRDRS; via the coding sequence GTGTCTGCTAGCACTCCACTAATCGGCATCATCATGGGCAGCGATTCGGACCTGCCCGTCATGCAAGCCGCGATCGCCATTTGCGAAGATTTCGACGTCCCTCATGAGATCGAAATTGTCTCTGCCCATCGTACGCCCGAGCGCATGGTCGATTATGCCAAAACCGCCACCGATCGGGGTTTGCGCGTCATCATCGCTGGCGCGGGGGGGGCAGCGCATCTGCCGGGTATGGTCGCCGCTCTGACGCCGCTGCCGGTTATCGGCGTACCCGTTCCCAGCCGCCATCTACAAGGCGTCGATTCCTTATATTCCATCGTGCAAATGCCCGCCGGCATTCCCGTTGCCACCGTTGCAATCGGTAACGCGAAAAATGCCGGATTGCTAGCCGTGCAGATTTTGGCTGCCGGCGATCGGGACCTCCTCGATCGCGTTCGGACCTACCGCCAGCAGCTTGCCGATACAGTCCTTGCCAAACAAGACCGCCTCGACGAACTCGGCTACCGAGAATACCTCGACCGACGCGATCGCTCTTAG
- a CDS encoding GNAT family N-acetyltransferase, with protein sequence MDSQDAVRESRQAADFTAIAQLSDAQVDELYQLYQREWWSQGRQPDDICRMLAHSDEVFGFCEPRTGRLVAFARVLTDYVYRATVYDVIVAKSCRGSGLGRRLVEAIVSCPQLQSVERIQLDCRPELVEFYAKWGFHETQLSLHTLVRSQTCEQPN encoded by the coding sequence ATGGATTCTCAGGATGCTGTTCGGGAGTCGAGACAGGCGGCAGACTTTACGGCGATCGCGCAGTTGAGCGACGCCCAAGTTGACGAGTTGTACCAACTTTATCAGCGCGAGTGGTGGTCGCAGGGGCGACAACCGGACGATATTTGCCGGATGTTGGCCCACTCAGACGAAGTTTTTGGGTTTTGCGAGCCGCGGACCGGGCGATTGGTTGCCTTTGCACGCGTGCTGACCGACTACGTTTACCGCGCGACTGTCTACGATGTCATCGTTGCCAAGTCTTGCCGCGGCTCAGGGCTCGGGCGCCGTTTGGTCGAAGCGATTGTGAGCTGCCCGCAGCTACAGTCGGTGGAGCGCATCCAACTGGACTGCCGACCTGAACTCGTGGAGTTCTACGCGAAGTGGGGCTTTCATGAAACGCAACTGTCGTTGCATACTCTGGTGCGATCGCAGACGTGTGAGCAGCCAAATTGA
- a CDS encoding NAD-dependent epimerase/dehydratase family protein, whose amino-acid sequence MATHIVTGAAGFIGSHLVEALLARGDRVIGIDQFNNYYDPALKRRNVAAFADNPNFESIEGDIQHLDWPALLTGVSVVFHQAAQAGVRASWGQGFRDYTERNINATQVILEAAKTSSLQRLVYASTSSVYGNAETMPTPETICPQPVSPYGITKLAAERMCWLYQRNFDVPVTALRYFTVYGPRQRPDMAFHKFFKAAIAEEAIPIYGDGQQTRDFTFVSDAIAANLAAAAVPEAIGQVFNIGGGSRVVLNDVLDTMEAIVEHSIRRTYQDRAMGDARHTSADVTKAKQLLGYQPQVSLADGLAREWEWVQALYLGKSSVVS is encoded by the coding sequence ATGGCAACGCACATCGTCACTGGAGCCGCAGGCTTTATTGGATCGCACCTTGTCGAGGCGCTGCTTGCGCGTGGAGATCGCGTCATCGGCATCGATCAATTTAACAACTACTACGATCCGGCACTCAAACGCAGAAACGTTGCCGCGTTTGCCGACAACCCTAATTTTGAGTCGATCGAGGGCGATATCCAGCACCTCGACTGGCCGGCACTCCTCACTGGCGTTTCGGTGGTTTTCCATCAGGCCGCCCAAGCTGGAGTTCGCGCTAGTTGGGGACAAGGCTTCCGCGACTACACCGAACGCAATATTAATGCCACCCAGGTCATCCTTGAGGCAGCCAAGACTTCATCACTGCAGCGCTTGGTTTACGCATCGACGTCATCGGTGTACGGTAATGCCGAGACCATGCCGACCCCCGAAACAATCTGCCCGCAGCCCGTCTCCCCCTACGGCATCACCAAGCTGGCTGCCGAGCGCATGTGCTGGCTCTACCAACGCAACTTCGACGTGCCCGTCACTGCCTTGCGCTACTTCACGGTCTACGGTCCACGCCAGCGCCCGGATATGGCTTTCCACAAGTTCTTCAAGGCCGCGATCGCCGAAGAGGCTATCCCGATTTACGGGGACGGTCAGCAAACCCGCGACTTCACCTTCGTGAGCGATGCGATCGCGGCTAATCTTGCCGCTGCCGCAGTGCCCGAGGCGATCGGACAAGTGTTCAATATTGGTGGCGGGTCCCGTGTCGTCCTTAACGACGTCCTCGACACGATGGAAGCGATCGTCGAGCACTCGATACGCCGCACTTACCAGGACCGTGCGATGGGGGACGCCCGCCATACTAGTGCTGACGTCACCAAAGCTAAGCAACTGCTAGGCTATCAACCCCAGGTGTCCCTAGCCGATGGACTCGCCCGCGAATGGGAGTGGGTACAAGCGCTTTACCTTGGCAAGTCGTCCGTCGTGTCGTAA